The stretch of DNA GCAATGCGCCAGGCGCTGGGGGTCGTAGGGCAGTGGGGTGCTCATGGCGCAAAGTGTAGCGAACCCGGGAGCTTTGCCGCGATTCCATCGGCACGAACACGGCGACGGGCGGACGTCCGGTCCGGGGCCACGGGCGCATACTGGCAAGCGCAGGAGGTGGCCCCATGAATGCTCACGATCCCTCACGCCGTGGATTCCTCGGCCGCGTCGCGACTTTCCTCCTGGCTGGCCTGGCCACCCAGGCCGCGCTCGCGCAGGCCGCAAAGCCCGCCACGAAGCCCGCCACGAAGCCCGCCGCGCTGCCACCGCTCCCACTCGACAACCCGCAGGCCAAGGCCCTGGCCTACACCGAGAACGCGGCGACTGTGAAGCATCCGTTATTCAAGCCGGGCAGCGACTGCGCGAACTGCAACTTCTACAAAGGGGCGCCCGGGCAGGCCCATGGCCCGTGCCTGATGTTCCCGCAGCACAGCGTCGCCGCAAAAGGGTGGTGCTCGGCGTGGGCGAAGAAAGTCTGAACGCCATTTCAGAAATTTCTCATGGAGCCTTGGGGCCGTTGCGGCTCCACTGCCGGCTCCAGTCGTCCGGTGAGGAACGGGCCGCGGCGCCCGATCGTGGCACCTCGATCGCGTCGTTCAACCTGAAGGCGTGACATTCGTCCGTCGACTGCCTGGCCAGTCACGCACGGACTGACCATCGGCCTGGACCCCCTGGAGCAACGCTCCGTGACCAGAGGTCCACATGCAAACCACAAGAACCTTTTCCGGGCTCGCTGGCTGCCTGCTCGTTCTGCTTGCCCTGTTGCTGCTGGCCGGTTGCGAGCGGCGCAGCGTCGATATCGGCCAGGCACCGGAACCCGGCGCGGAATCGGCGTCACCGGCCCCCGGCATCTCACGAACGGGCGGCGAATGGGTCGTCATCACCACCGGCGCGGGCAGGAGCGGCGAGAAGGTTGCCAGCTCGTGGTACCTGCTGCGGTTCCGCGCCGACAGCACGGTAAAACTGCTTTGGGTCATGCCCGGGCACTTTGCCCGCGAACGAGTTGCCTACTCGCAGGTCGGCGACGTCATCACGCTGCGTGGCGCGGTTGATGCGCCGCAGGTCAACGGCGTGGCATTCACGCTCGGTGCCGACCAGCGCATGGTTGCCAGCATTCCCGGTGCGGGCGGTGGCGACAACCTGTCCTTCACCCACCGCAGCATCGGCTGGCCCTATGTCCACTGGTTGCTGGTCTTCGCCGGACTCACTGCCGCCTTCATGATGTGGCGCCAATGGAAGTGGTTCACGCCGATCGTGTGCGGGCTGGGCATAGTGGTGATGAGCTTCTATTGGATCAACGAATCCGGCGTCACGTCCGCGTTCCGCTGGGTCAAGCTCTACACGCTGGTGGTCTCGATCTGGTTCATCTGGTTCCTGCGCTACACGCCGTTGCACAAGTACAGGTGGATGCGCTTCCTGGTGGCCGCGATCCTGGCGGTGAACATCCTGGAGGCGGTCGAAGTCGACTTCAAATCCGGTTACATGCCCAACCTGCTCAACGGTGTGGCCGGCATCCTCAACATCCTGGCGATCACGCGCTGGAACGCCATCGGACCCAACCGCACCGACGTCCGCGACCTGGTCTGGCCCGGCCAGGTCGTGCTGTGGATCATCGCGTATGACATCTGGAACGTGACGTTCTCGTACCTCAACTTCAACGAGTACACCTCCAGCAGCATCGCGCTGAACCTGGTGCCGACGCTGATCGCGCTGTGGATTCCCGGAGTCTGGGTCGCCGCGCGTGGCACGACGCTGGGCTTCTTCTACCTGTACCTGTTCACCTTCAGCGTGTTCGTGATGGAAAAGGGCTTCGTGCCGATTCCGATCAACGAGACCTGGGCGCTGCTCGTGGCCAGCGCGAGCTTCGGCATCAACCTGGTGCTGTGCGCACTGGTGTGGAACTGGAAGTTGTTCCAGCGCGGGCCGGCGTGGCTCAGCTTCGGTCAATACCGCCACGCCGAACGCATCGACACCGTGTACGACTCGATCCACGTCGGCCTGGACAAGATCCCGGCGATGGCGGACTACCCGCCCGCCAAGGCGCAGCCAGACGAAGCGAACGTGTCCGCGTCCGCCGTCAGGTAGTCATCGTGGAGCAACCAGGTCTGGCCGCCGGTCTGCGGCCAGACTTCAAACTGTGCGGTGCGGCGATCAGCGCCGCGGTTGGTTGCCGCCCATCATCGAGCCTGCGAGCCCGATCAGATCGGAGAAGTCGGTATCGCCATCGCCGTCGCGGTCGAGGACGGCGCCGAGCAGTCCGCCGCCGATTCCGCCCTGCTGGGTGATCGTCTGCTGTTCCTGGCCCAGGGCCTGCTCCAGCGATTGCGGGGATGCCGGCAGCTGGCTCGCCAGCGTGTTGCCGCCGCTGGAGAACACCTGCTTGGCGAGATAGGCCATCACGATCGGGGCGAGCACCTGCAGCAGCGAGCCGGCCTGGTTGCTGCCCAGCCCGGTCGCGGCGCCTAGTCCCTGCGCAGCGCCTTGCTGGCGGGCGCCGAAGATATGGCCGAGGATCTGGCCACCTGCGCCGCCGCCGCCGCCGCCGCCGCCCATCACCGAACCGAGCACGCTGCCGATATCGAGGCTGGCGTGATCGCGTTCCAGCGCGCCATACAGCGCCTGTGCACCTTGCGGCTGCGCGGCATTGCGGCCGAGCGCACCCAGCAACAGCGGCAGGGCCGCGGATACGGCTCCGCTGGCCTGCGACGGTGAGAGTCCGAGTTGTTGTCCGATCTGCGCCAGCGGCTGTCCTTGCAGCTGGTTGAGAAGATCATCGGTCAACGAAGTGGTCATTGCAGTCAGTCCTTTGGGTGGGGACTGTGATGCTAGCGTTTTACTGTTCAGTGGCCGTGATGAATTGTTCTCGGTACCTCAGTGAACGCGACAACCTCCCGCATCCCCGCCTGCGCGGGGATGACATGGGATGGCGGGGATGGCGCGCGATTCTCAGCCCGCTTCCATCGGTTCGTTGCTGCGCTGCGAGGCAACCGCCGCTTCCAGTCCCAGCGCTTTCGCCACGCCGGCGCCGTAAGCCGGGTCGGCCTTCGTGCAGTTGCCGATGTGGCGCAGCTTGATGAACTCCGGTGCATCGCCCATGGCGCGCGCGGTGTTCTCGAACAACACCTGCTGCTGCTCGCGCGACATCAGGCGGAACAGGTCGCCGGGCTGCTTGTAGTAGTCGGCATCGTCCTCGCGGAAATTCCAGAAGTCGGCGTTGCCATTGATCTTCAGCGGCGGTTCGCGATATTCGGGCTGCTCCTGCCACTGCTGGTAGCTGTTGGGCTCGTAGTGCAGCGTGCCGCCGTAGTTGCCGTCCACGCGCATCGCGCCGTCGCGGTGGTTGCTGTGCACCGGGCAACGAGCGGCATTGACCGGTATCTGATGGTGGTTGACGCCAAGGCGATAGCGCTGTGCATCGGAGTAGGCGAACAGGCGCGCCTGCAGCATCTTGTCGGGCGAAACGCTGATGCCGGGCACCAGGTTGTTCGGAGCGAACGCGCTCTGCTCGACGTCGGCGAAGAAGTTCTCCGGATTGCGATTGAGCTCCATCACGCCCACTTCGATCAGCGGGTAATCCTTCTTCGGCCAGACCTTGGTCAGGTCGAAGGGGTGGTACGGGACCTTCTCCGCATCGGATTCGGGCATGACCTGGATGTACATCGTCCATTTCGGGAATTCGCCGCGCTCGATCGCATCGAAGAGATCGCGCTGGTGGCTCTCGCGATCGCTGCCGACGAGTTGCGCGGCTTCGGCGTCGGTCAGGTTCTTGATGCCCTGCTGGGTCTTGATGTGGAACTTGACCCAGTAGCGTTCGTTGGCGGCATTGATGAAGCTGTAGGTGTGCGAGCCGAAGCCGTGCATGTGACGGTAGCTGGCCGGGATGCCGCGGTCGCTCATGACGATGGTGACCTGGTGCAGTGCTTCGGGCAGGCTGGTCCAGAAATCCCAGTTGTTGCGCGCACTGCGCAGGTTGGTCTTCGGGTCGCGCTTGACCGCCTTGTTGAGGTCGGGGAACTTGCGCGGGTCGCGCAGGAAGAACACCGGCGTGTTGTTGCCGACCAGGTCCCAGTTGCCTTCCTCGGTGTAGAACTTCAGGGCGAAGCCGCGGATGTCGCGCTCGGCGTCGGCGGCGCCACGTTCGCCGGCGACGGTGGTGAAGCGGGCGAACATTTCGGTCTTCTTGCCCACGGCGCTGAAGATCTTCGCGCGCGTGTACTTGCTGATGTCGTTGGTGACGGTAAAGGTGCCGAAGGCGCCGGAGCCCTTGGCGTGCATGCGCCGCTCCGGGATGATCTCGCGATTGAGGTTGGCGAGCTTCTCGATCAACCATACGTCCTGCATCAGCACCGGGCCGCGCGGGCCGGCGGTCATGCTGTTCTGGTTGTCGACTACCGGTGCGCCAAAGGCGGTGGTCAGCGGGGTCTTCTCGGGCTTGTCGGTTGGCTTGGTCATGGCGCGTTCCTTCGTGGCTGTGTGGCTACAAGGTAGGCAGGACTAACGATCAATGAAAATCGTTTCTGGCGAATGACTCGATAGGGGGCGACTATCGACAGGCCGCGCATGACGCGCAGTCGCCCGCGTCGCGGTCGCTACGGGCAGTTTTAAACGTTCAGGCGTTCACGCCGCGTCTACACGACGCGGCCGGGTGGCGCAGTCAGGACAGCGACTTGAGCCTGTACAGTGCTTCCAGTGCCTGTTTCGGCGTCAGCTCGTCAGGTTCCAGCGATGCCAGCGCATCAAGCGCGGCCGACGACGGCGAGAACAGGCCGAACTGCTGCGGTGCATCCAGTGCGACCGGTGCCAGCGATGGGACCGGAGCGTCGCGACTTTGCTGCTCGAGTTCGGCCAGTCGTCCACGCGCCTGCTGCACGACGGCCTTTGGCAGACCGGCCAAAGCCGCTACCTGCAAGCCGAAACTGCGATCGGCCGGGCCGTCCTTGACCGCATGCATGAACACCAGTTGGTCGCCGTGCTCGACCGCGTCGAGATGGACGTTGGCGATGCCGCTGCCTGGTTCGGCCAGCGTGGTCAGTTCGAAGTAGTGCGTTGCGAACAACGTGTAGGCGCGATTGTGGTGCGCCAGGTGCCGGGCGCAGGCCTCGGCCAGGGCCAGGCCGTCGTAGGTCGACGTGCCGCGGCCGATCTCGTCCATCAGCACCAGCGACTGCGACGTGGCGTGATGCAGGATGTAGCTGGTCTCGCTCATCTCGACCATGAAGGTCGATTGCCCGCGTGCGAGGTCATCGCCCGCGCCGATGCGGGTGAGGATGCGGTCGATCGGTCCGATGGT from Lysobacter arenosi encodes:
- a CDS encoding DUF5692 family protein, giving the protein MQTTRTFSGLAGCLLVLLALLLLAGCERRSVDIGQAPEPGAESASPAPGISRTGGEWVVITTGAGRSGEKVASSWYLLRFRADSTVKLLWVMPGHFARERVAYSQVGDVITLRGAVDAPQVNGVAFTLGADQRMVASIPGAGGGDNLSFTHRSIGWPYVHWLLVFAGLTAAFMMWRQWKWFTPIVCGLGIVVMSFYWINESGVTSAFRWVKLYTLVVSIWFIWFLRYTPLHKYRWMRFLVAAILAVNILEAVEVDFKSGYMPNLLNGVAGILNILAITRWNAIGPNRTDVRDLVWPGQVVLWIIAYDIWNVTFSYLNFNEYTSSSIALNLVPTLIALWIPGVWVAARGTTLGFFYLYLFTFSVFVMEKGFVPIPINETWALLVASASFGINLVLCALVWNWKLFQRGPAWLSFGQYRHAERIDTVYDSIHVGLDKIPAMADYPPAKAQPDEANVSASAVR
- a CDS encoding high-potential iron-sulfur protein, which codes for MNAHDPSRRGFLGRVATFLLAGLATQAALAQAAKPATKPATKPAALPPLPLDNPQAKALAYTENAATVKHPLFKPGSDCANCNFYKGAPGQAHGPCLMFPQHSVAAKGWCSAWAKKV
- a CDS encoding DUF937 domain-containing protein, which encodes MTTSLTDDLLNQLQGQPLAQIGQQLGLSPSQASGAVSAALPLLLGALGRNAAQPQGAQALYGALERDHASLDIGSVLGSVMGGGGGGGGAGGQILGHIFGARQQGAAQGLGAATGLGSNQAGSLLQVLAPIVMAYLAKQVFSSGGNTLASQLPASPQSLEQALGQEQQTITQQGGIGGGLLGAVLDRDGDGDTDFSDLIGLAGSMMGGNQPRR
- a CDS encoding catalase; protein product: MTKPTDKPEKTPLTTAFGAPVVDNQNSMTAGPRGPVLMQDVWLIEKLANLNREIIPERRMHAKGSGAFGTFTVTNDISKYTRAKIFSAVGKKTEMFARFTTVAGERGAADAERDIRGFALKFYTEEGNWDLVGNNTPVFFLRDPRKFPDLNKAVKRDPKTNLRSARNNWDFWTSLPEALHQVTIVMSDRGIPASYRHMHGFGSHTYSFINAANERYWVKFHIKTQQGIKNLTDAEAAQLVGSDRESHQRDLFDAIERGEFPKWTMYIQVMPESDAEKVPYHPFDLTKVWPKKDYPLIEVGVMELNRNPENFFADVEQSAFAPNNLVPGISVSPDKMLQARLFAYSDAQRYRLGVNHHQIPVNAARCPVHSNHRDGAMRVDGNYGGTLHYEPNSYQQWQEQPEYREPPLKINGNADFWNFREDDADYYKQPGDLFRLMSREQQQVLFENTARAMGDAPEFIKLRHIGNCTKADPAYGAGVAKALGLEAAVASQRSNEPMEAG